The following nucleotide sequence is from Desulfuromonadaceae bacterium.
ACAGCGCCACCCAAACTTTAAAGGCCAACGAGACCGTCGACGAGAAATTCACCGTTACGATCAACGATGGCCATGGTGGTACGGTTGACCAGTTGGTCACCGTGACCGTGACCGGCGTCAACGATGCACCAACCAACATTGCCCTGTCGACCAACGCTGTGGACGAAAACACCCCAATTGGCACTGTCGTTGGCACTCTGACTGCTTCCGATGTTGATGCAGGGGACACCTTTACCTACACCTTGGTTGCCGGAAATGGCACAAACGATGCCGACAACGGCCTAGTATCCATTTTTGGAAACGAATTGCGGGTCAATGGCAGTATCGATTTCGAAACCAATCCGGATTTGGCCATTAATATTCAAGTGACCGATGCCGGAGGTTTGAGCCACACCGAAGCCCTGAATGTGACAGTCAACGATATCGACGAGATATCCCCGACAATCGACAGCATCACCTTAAGCGATTACGCATTGAAGGTCGGCGACACCCCAACGGTTACCTTGACCTTCTCTGAAAAGGTGAATAATGACTTCAGTGTAACAGCAAATAACGGCACCTTCGGCACCTTCAGCTCTTCTGATGGAGGCACGACCTGGACCGCTGTGTTCACACCAGACCCAGACATTGAAAGTGATACTAATGCAGTAGCAATCGCGGACGGCTACACCGACCTGGCTGGCAACCCGGGCTCCGGCGCAACCAGTGGCAACTACACCATCGACACCGCTGCGCCGGACGTCGCTATCTCCGCCATTGCCGACGACAGCGCCGGTGCTTCGGCTACTGATTTTATCACCAGTGACAACACCCTGATCATCAGCGGCAGCTATCAATCGGCTGACATCTATGGAAGCAATGTTCTGACGGTCACGTTTAACGGCATCACGTACACCCTCGGTACCGATGCACAACTGACCTCAACCGGCGGCAACTGGCAACTGGACCTTACCGGCGCAACTCTGGCCGACAACAGTTACACCGTGGTGGCCACGGCGACCGACACCGCCGGGAACAGCAACTCAGCGTCTCAGGTGGTTAAAATTGATACCGCGGCGCCGAATATCACCATCACCGGGATTACCGACGACAGTGCCGGTACTTCGAATGCCGACTTCATCACCAATGACAATACCCTGATTATCAACGGCAGTTTCGACTCTTCCGACACCGATGTTTTGACGGTCACACTGGATAGCACCCCCTACACGGTCGGTGACGGCTTCCTTTCCACTGCCGAGGATATCTGGACACTGAACGTTGAAAGTATTGCTTTGGGGGAGGGAGACCATTCCGTGGTTGCAACGAGCACTGATGCCGCCGGGAACATGAATTCCGTAGCCCAAACTATTATTATCGATACAATCAAGCCGGGAACACCCACTATTTCCGAGTCATTTGACGATGTCGACCCGGTTCAGGGCAACGTGGCAAACAATGGCTACACCAACGATACGACCTTAACTCTTTCCGGGACTGCCGAAAAAGACAGCAGGGTCACGATCTATGATGGCGCACTCCTTATCGCCGCGATATGGGATGACGGCACAGGTAACTGGAGCTACAACCTGGCGGCTCTGTCAGACGGCTCGACGCATAATTACAAAATCACCGCGACCGACGCCGCCGGCAACATCAGCGCTGACTCGGCCATCTACACTTTGCACATCGACACCAGCGTAGCGGCACCAACGATTGCGCTGACCACTGACGG
It contains:
- a CDS encoding VCBS domain-containing protein, which encodes SATQTLKANETVDEKFTVTINDGHGGTVDQLVTVTVTGVNDAPTNIALSTNAVDENTPIGTVVGTLTASDVDAGDTFTYTLVAGNGTNDADNGLVSIFGNELRVNGSIDFETNPDLAINIQVTDAGGLSHTEALNVTVNDIDEISPTIDSITLSDYALKVGDTPTVTLTFSEKVNNDFSVTANNGTFGTFSSSDGGTTWTAVFTPDPDIESDTNAVAIADGYTDLAGNPGSGATSGNYTIDTAAPDVAISAIADDSAGASATDFITSDNTLIISGSYQSADIYGSNVLTVTFNGITYTLGTDAQLTSTGGNWQLDLTGATLADNSYTVVATATDTAGNSNSASQVVKIDTAAPNITITGITDDSAGTSNADFITNDNTLIINGSFDSSDTDVLTVTLDSTPYTVGDGFLSTAEDIWTLNVESIALGEGDHSVVATSTDAAGNMNSVAQTIIIDTIKPGTPTISESFDDVDPVQGNVANNGYTNDTTLTLSGTAEKDSRVTIYDGALLIAAIWDDGTGNWSYNLAALSDGSTHNYKITATDAAGNISADSAIYTLHIDTSVAAPTIALTTDGGDNTTGTYTVTGVETGALVEYSATGVDDSWVSTAPAFIENSDNTVYVRQTDLAGNSASASLTFTYGSTLENTISGDGNNNILVGGVGNDSLDGAGGDDTLYGDGGNDVLIGGAGTNTLYGGDGDDTLVGGAGNNTMHGGSGSDTASYASVGSGTAITASLATGSGGDGTFTDTYDGIENLTGGAGNDHLTGDDNPNILAGGDGDDVFYGTLGSDTIYGNTDTVLGTDIDTVSYASFSSAINASLTDGTGGDGTFTDNYHNIENLVGGSGADILTGDGVANILTGGDGNDTLNGMAGNDTLYGGVGADTLDGGAGDDLLIGGPGADALIGGEGSDTASYANAGARVYASLLDPDFRAGEAFGDTYDSIENLLGSAFGDRLEGDHSDNILTGGGGRDFLDGYGGNDIFNVSSDSADLPYSLNGGAGTDTVALQDLGGTYDLTALANVTTSIEALNINDGVGTEITVTSADIQRMVGNENASELTILADSGDRLVLGSGSIDPTPFVADLTADYTITDGTQTAVIHWVVS